From Bos indicus x Bos taurus breed Angus x Brahman F1 hybrid unplaced genomic scaffold, Bos_hybrid_MaternalHap_v2.0 tig00003574_arrow_arrow_obj, whole genome shotgun sequence, a single genomic window includes:
- the LOC113889135 gene encoding ubiquitin carboxyl-terminal hydrolase 17-like protein 6, translated as METLVGLVCRAPGAASEHGGGVCPSPFDVFPGGQGCGPSAAGADALRGPSVPEGPSPALGRPQRGDLAPGSAGLTPGQKGALSWKGPWGVGAGLQNLGNTCYVNAALQCLSHTPPLASWMVSQQHATLCPARSACTLCAMRAHVTRALLHAGEVIRPRKDLLAGFHRHQQEDAHEFLMFTLNAMQQGCLSASQPSGHASEDTTVIRQIFGGTWRSQIQCLRCLGVSDTFDPYLDISLDITAAQSVEQALRELVKPEKLDADNAYDCGVCLRKVPATKRLTLHSTSQVLVLVLKRFTPVSGAKRAQEVRYPQCLDLQPYTSERKAGPLGYVLYAVLVHSGWSCERGHYFCYVRAGNGQWYKMDDAKVTACDETAALSQSAYVLFYAREGAWEGGAGGGAAAPVGADPTDPGQPAGDASGRAPGSEESPGDTEVEGMSLEQWRRLQEHSRPKPALELRKVQSALPAGAVVIHQSKHGGGRNRTPPQQENERFDHPSTDTPPPGPKRESIKATKKK; from the coding sequence ATGGAAACCCTCGTGGGCCTTGTGTGCAGAGCCCCGGGGGCTGCTTCTGAGCACGGGGGAGGTGTGTGTCCGTCTCCCTTCGACGTCTTCCCCGGAGGGCAAGGTTGTGGGCCCAGCGCCGCTGGTGCGGATGCCCTTCGGGGACCCTCTGTCCCTGAGGGGCCGTCGCCGGCGCTTGGGCGTCCCCAGCGGGGTGACTTGGCTCCCGGGTCAGCAGGGCTGACGCCTGGCCAGAAAGGCGCCCTGAGTTGGAAGGGgccgtggggggtgggggctgggcttcAGAACCTGGGGAACACCTGCTACGTGAATGCGGCGCTGCAGTGTCTGAGCCACACGCCGCCCCTGGCCAGCTGGATGGTGTCCCAGCAGCACGCCACCCTCTGTCCGGCCCGCAGCGCCTGCACGCTCTGTGCCATGCGAGCTCACGTGACCCGAGCCCTCCTTCACGCGGGAGAGGTGATCCGGCCCCGCAAGGACCTGCTGGCGGGCTTCCACAGACACCAGCAGGAAGATGCCCACGAGTTTCTGATGTTCACTCTGAATGCCATGCAGCAAGGGTGCTTGAGTGCATCCCAGCCGTCGGGCCATGCCTCCGAGGACACCACCGTCATCCGTCAGATCTTCGGCGGGACCTGGAGGTCTCAGATCCAGTGTCTCCGCTGCCTCGGTGTCTCGGACACGTTCGACCCTTATCTGGACATCAGCCTGGATATCACGGCGGCTCAGAGTGtggagcaagctctgagagagcTGGTGAAGCCCGAGAAGCTGGACGCGGACAATGCCTATGACTGTGGCGTCTGTCTCCGGAAGGTGCCTGCCACCAAGAGGTTGACTTTGCACAGCACCTCCCAGGTCCTGGTGCTGGTGCTGAAGCGGTTCACACCGGTGAGCGGGGCCAAAAGGGCTCAGGAGGTGCGCTATCCCCAGTGCTTGGACCTGCAGCCCTACACGTCCGAGCGGAAGGCAGGGCCACTGGGCTACGTGCTCTATGCCGTGCTGGTGCACTCCGGGTGGAGCTGCGAGCGAGGACACTACTTCTGTTACGTCCGAGCGGGCAACGGCCAATGGTATAAGATGGACGATGCCAAGGTGACCGCCTGTGACGAGACCGCTGCCCTGAGCCAGAGCGCCTACGTCCTGTTCTACGCCCGGGAGGGTGCGTGGGAAGGGggcgctgggggaggggcagcggcCCCCGTCGGGGCTGACCCCACAGACCCCGGGCAGCCTGCAGGAGACGCCAGCGGCAGAGCTCCTGGGTCGGAGGAGTCCCCGGGGGACACAGAGGTCGAAGGGATGAGCTTAGAGCAGTGGAGACGCCTGCAAGAACACAGCCGACCGAAGCCGGCCTTGGAGCTGCGGAAGGTCCAGTCTGCCCTGCCTGCCGGCGCAGTCGTGATTCACCAGTCCAAACACGGAGGAGGGAGAAACCGCACGCCGCCCCAACAGGAGAACGAGCGGTTCGACCATCCAAGCACGGACACCCCGCCTCCGGGGCCGAAGAGAGAGAgtataaaagcaacaaaaaaaaaataa